The following are encoded in a window of Solidesulfovibrio magneticus RS-1 genomic DNA:
- a CDS encoding SEL1-like repeat protein, with protein MSRPPHSASRISRRAVLAGTAYALLLAGAMWLVAASCLTPERGSRLFDQGREAEALPLLEAAAGRGSVAASRRLGTLLAAGRQTPRDEARALTLFTYAAGKGDVAAMVAAGDLTRSLSHDDASAAGLYAKAVARGDVKAMARLGVMRASGAGGPMDIDAALSLLGQAAAAGDPQAATALGQTLLALSEAGDRRGGTPAEAAAWFEKAAAAGEAEALTRLAELCADGRGVPADPAKAAALRRKAAEAGHAPAAYDLGLMYLSGQGVTAYPLEAARLFERAAQAGHVPAMLQLGDMYFAGEGVFRDKTRAVALYDAAAEADDRAAGVACRVFAAGPQERRDAARAARFCAKAASAGDDASATLLGLGMVRGRLPGDPTAGAALLSQAAWAGQPQAMYAMALLHLSGQGVSGNPAEAFRWCAKAAEAGVPEAKGLLAALSEEEFPSAANLAKAVTYYREAANAGDLEAGFALGSLLSKGLAGEPDFAEARKWYEQAAAHGDARAQFNLGLMYLTGKGGPVNDAEALRWMLEAAKGGDAHARSNVATMTLTGRGTPSDPQEAFRWYRLAAGQGYAQAQAMLAGFYYEGRVVPRDFESALFWLTLASRAPGGDALLQRAARAKAVLEKRLTPDQLERVAARLTAYKPAPFDPEAEKQVLAAIKFLPPSARGPGYPTATAQAGAPPPQLTPADPKALF; from the coding sequence ATGTCCCGCCCGCCCCATTCCGCAAGCCGCATAAGCCGCCGCGCCGTCCTGGCCGGGACGGCCTATGCGCTGCTTTTGGCCGGGGCCATGTGGCTCGTGGCCGCCAGCTGCCTCACGCCCGAGCGTGGCTCCCGGCTGTTCGACCAGGGGCGCGAAGCCGAGGCGCTGCCGCTGCTGGAAGCCGCCGCCGGGCGCGGGTCGGTGGCCGCCTCGCGCCGGCTGGGCACGCTTTTGGCCGCCGGCCGGCAAACGCCCCGCGACGAGGCCCGCGCGCTCACCCTTTTCACCTACGCCGCCGGCAAGGGCGACGTGGCCGCCATGGTCGCGGCCGGCGACCTGACCCGAAGCCTCAGCCACGACGACGCGTCCGCCGCCGGCCTCTACGCAAAAGCCGTGGCCCGGGGCGACGTCAAGGCCATGGCTCGCCTGGGCGTCATGCGGGCTTCCGGGGCCGGCGGCCCCATGGACATCGACGCGGCTCTATCTTTGCTTGGCCAGGCGGCCGCAGCCGGCGATCCCCAGGCCGCCACGGCCCTGGGCCAGACCCTGCTGGCCCTGTCCGAGGCCGGCGACCGGCGCGGCGGCACGCCGGCCGAGGCGGCGGCCTGGTTCGAGAAAGCGGCGGCCGCCGGCGAGGCCGAGGCGCTCACCCGGCTGGCCGAGCTGTGCGCCGACGGCCGGGGCGTGCCGGCCGATCCGGCCAAGGCGGCGGCCCTGCGGCGCAAGGCCGCCGAGGCCGGCCACGCCCCGGCCGCCTACGATCTGGGGCTCATGTATCTGTCCGGCCAGGGCGTGACGGCCTATCCCCTGGAGGCGGCGCGGCTTTTCGAGCGCGCGGCCCAGGCCGGCCACGTGCCGGCCATGCTCCAACTCGGCGACATGTATTTTGCCGGAGAAGGCGTCTTTCGCGACAAAACCCGGGCCGTGGCCCTCTACGACGCTGCCGCCGAGGCCGACGACCGGGCGGCGGGCGTGGCTTGCCGCGTCTTTGCCGCCGGCCCGCAGGAGCGCCGCGACGCGGCCCGGGCGGCCCGTTTCTGCGCCAAGGCGGCCTCCGCCGGCGACGACGCTTCGGCCACCCTGCTCGGCCTTGGCATGGTGCGCGGCCGGCTGCCGGGCGATCCGACCGCCGGAGCGGCGCTTTTATCCCAGGCCGCCTGGGCCGGACAGCCCCAGGCCATGTACGCCATGGCCCTGCTCCACCTGTCCGGCCAGGGCGTATCCGGCAATCCGGCCGAAGCCTTCCGCTGGTGCGCCAAGGCGGCCGAGGCCGGCGTGCCCGAAGCCAAGGGCCTGCTCGCCGCCCTGTCCGAAGAGGAATTTCCCAGCGCCGCCAATCTGGCCAAGGCCGTGACCTACTACCGCGAAGCGGCCAATGCCGGCGACCTGGAAGCCGGCTTCGCCCTGGGGTCGCTGCTGTCCAAAGGCCTGGCCGGGGAGCCGGATTTCGCCGAGGCGCGCAAATGGTACGAGCAGGCCGCCGCCCACGGCGACGCTCGGGCCCAGTTCAACCTGGGGCTCATGTACCTGACGGGCAAGGGGGGACCGGTCAACGACGCCGAGGCCCTGCGCTGGATGCTCGAAGCGGCCAAGGGCGGCGATGCCCACGCCCGCAGCAACGTGGCCACCATGACCCTGACCGGCCGGGGCACGCCGTCCGATCCCCAGGAAGCCTTCCGCTGGTACCGTCTGGCCGCCGGCCAGGGCTACGCCCAGGCCCAGGCCATGCTGGCCGGGTTTTATTACGAAGGCCGGGTAGTGCCGCGCGATTTCGAAAGCGCGCTTTTCTGGCTGACGCTGGCCAGCCGCGCTCCGGGCGGCGACGCCCTGCTCCAGCGGGCGGCCCGGGCCAAGGCCGTGCTCGAAAAACGCCTCACCCCGGACCAGCTCGAACGCGTGGCCGCGCGGCTTACCGCCTACAAGCCGGCTCCCTTTGATCCCGAAGCGGAAAAGCAGGTGCTGGCGGCCATCAAATTCCTGCCGCCAAGCGCTCGCGGTCCGGGCTACCCCACGGCCACGGCCCAGGCCGGCGCGCCACCGCCGCAGTTGACGCCGGCTGATCCGAAGGCGTTGTTTTAA
- a CDS encoding AAA family ATPase, with amino-acid sequence MLTAEETAGAARVAQALRAEMGKVLVGREALVERLLVGLLCRGHVLLEGVPGLAKTLAVTTLSRVVTAAYSRVQFTPDLLPADIRGAEVYQPATGTFTVRKGPIFANIVLADEINRAPAKVQSALLDAMAEGKVTIGGETFDLPRPFLVLATQNPIEQEGTYPLPEAMADRFLLHLTLGYPGAGEEAEIVRRACLEEEPEPRAVLDGAGVLALSRLCGRVRLDARLREYIVAVVAATRDPAGAGLPEFADKVAYGASPRASIALALTARALALLSGRDFAGPADVKAMAADVMRHRILLTYEGLAEGLTPDAVIAAVLNAVPVP; translated from the coding sequence ATGCTGACTGCCGAGGAAACGGCCGGGGCGGCGCGCGTCGCCCAGGCCCTGCGCGCGGAGATGGGAAAGGTGCTGGTTGGCCGCGAGGCGCTTGTCGAGCGGCTCCTGGTCGGGCTTTTGTGTCGGGGCCACGTGCTTCTCGAAGGCGTGCCGGGGCTGGCCAAGACCCTGGCCGTGACGACCCTGTCCCGGGTGGTTACGGCCGCGTACAGCCGGGTGCAGTTCACGCCCGATCTGTTGCCCGCCGACATCCGGGGAGCTGAGGTCTACCAGCCGGCCACGGGCACGTTTACCGTGCGCAAGGGGCCGATCTTCGCCAACATCGTGCTGGCCGACGAGATCAACCGCGCGCCGGCCAAGGTGCAGTCGGCGCTCTTGGACGCCATGGCCGAGGGCAAGGTGACCATTGGCGGCGAAACCTTCGATCTGCCGCGCCCGTTTCTGGTCTTGGCCACCCAAAATCCCATCGAGCAGGAAGGGACGTATCCCTTGCCCGAGGCCATGGCCGACCGGTTCTTGCTGCATTTGACCCTGGGCTATCCCGGGGCCGGGGAGGAGGCGGAGATCGTGCGCCGGGCCTGTCTGGAAGAGGAGCCCGAGCCGCGTGCGGTGCTGGACGGGGCCGGGGTACTGGCCTTGTCGCGGCTGTGCGGCCGGGTGCGGCTGGATGCTCGGCTGAGGGAGTACATCGTGGCCGTGGTCGCGGCCACCCGCGATCCGGCCGGGGCCGGGCTGCCCGAATTCGCCGACAAGGTGGCCTACGGCGCCTCTCCCCGGGCGTCCATTGCCCTGGCCCTCACGGCCCGGGCGCTGGCCCTGTTGTCCGGCCGGGATTTCGCCGGTCCGGCCGACGTCAAGGCCATGGCGGCCGACGTCATGCGCCACCGCATCCTGCTCACCTACGAGGGCCTGGCCGAAGGCCTCACGCCCGACGCGGTCATCGCCGCCGTCCTAAACGCCGTCCCCGTCCCCTAA
- a CDS encoding LysM peptidoglycan-binding domain-containing protein: protein MPWRILLAFCLLVQALPALAGETVHQARPGDHPVALAKRYHVTLAAILARNPGLDPCRIMVGDAIVIPDALTVPAPSPTGPAPSAKAAPGSGPAVSAKTEAPIGAMAGPALLPDEEAAGRKYVVAPGDCPAVIAERFGIPLEVLEKANPGLDAKRLPVGCVLAVPDAAACAPPPVVVARPGEPVSTAPLVMDLK, encoded by the coding sequence ATGCCCTGGCGTATCCTCTTGGCGTTTTGCCTTCTGGTTCAGGCTTTGCCGGCCCTGGCCGGCGAAACCGTCCATCAGGCCCGGCCCGGCGACCACCCCGTAGCCCTGGCCAAACGCTATCATGTCACCCTGGCCGCCATTTTGGCCCGCAATCCCGGCCTTGATCCCTGTCGCATCATGGTCGGCGACGCCATCGTCATTCCCGATGCGCTGACCGTTCCCGCGCCGTCCCCGACCGGTCCCGCGCCGTCGGCCAAGGCGGCTCCCGGGTCTGGCCCGGCTGTGTCCGCCAAGACCGAAGCTCCAATCGGCGCTATGGCCGGCCCGGCCCTGTTGCCCGACGAAGAGGCGGCCGGGCGCAAGTACGTGGTCGCGCCGGGCGATTGCCCGGCGGTCATTGCCGAGCGGTTCGGCATTCCGCTGGAGGTGTTGGAGAAGGCCAATCCCGGTCTGGACGCCAAGCGGCTGCCGGTGGGTTGCGTTTTGGCCGTGCCGGACGCGGCGGCCTGCGCGCCGCCGCCCGTGGTCGTGGCCCGGCCCGGGGAACCGGTCTCCACCGCGCCGCTGGTCATGGATTTGAAATAA
- a CDS encoding tetratricopeptide repeat protein, whose protein sequence is MSIRSFAAPVALAALLAVLPGCGSMKFSSSEPAADPATAGNAAFEKKDYAAACRELSKAGPSAGADTLARGGTACAKDGQDKAEVAFRAALAASPTSAPAMEGLGLTLLAGGDAARARDMLEAAAKAGGKDPRAAVALGDASLLTGQCDKAQAAYQEALRREAGNAQARSRLEGVRLVCGAKRAAPAASSAPAAASSPSYSGSNLSAPGQPSAPAGAKDPAKPAKPAPKTIDLNDI, encoded by the coding sequence ATGTCGATACGCAGCTTTGCCGCGCCCGTGGCCCTGGCCGCCCTGCTCGCCGTGCTGCCCGGCTGCGGCTCCATGAAATTTTCCTCGTCCGAACCGGCCGCCGACCCCGCCACCGCCGGCAACGCCGCGTTTGAGAAAAAAGATTACGCCGCCGCCTGCCGCGAACTGTCCAAGGCCGGCCCCTCGGCCGGGGCCGACACCCTGGCCCGGGGCGGCACGGCTTGCGCCAAGGACGGCCAGGACAAGGCCGAGGTGGCCTTCCGCGCCGCCCTGGCCGCCAGCCCTACTTCCGCGCCGGCCATGGAAGGACTTGGCCTGACGCTTTTGGCCGGCGGCGACGCCGCCCGCGCCCGCGACATGCTCGAAGCCGCCGCCAAAGCCGGCGGCAAGGATCCCCGGGCCGCCGTGGCCCTGGGCGACGCCTCACTGCTGACAGGCCAATGCGACAAGGCCCAGGCCGCCTACCAGGAAGCGCTGCGCCGCGAGGCCGGCAATGCCCAGGCTCGCTCGCGCCTGGAAGGCGTGCGGCTGGTGTGCGGCGCCAAACGCGCCGCCCCGGCCGCGTCCTCCGCTCCCGCCGCCGCGTCCAGCCCGTCCTACAGCGGCTCAAACCTGTCCGCGCCCGGCCAGCCCAGCGCGCCGGCCGGAGCCAAAGACCCGGCCAAGCCCGCCAAACCCGCGCCCAAGACCATCGACTTAAACGATATTTGA
- a CDS encoding sensor histidine kinase encodes MSGARLLVAGGPDRDAVALAAALDRPGRVCRAALPTSLPDILSAAPADVLIIPLFGLGGPEPLPELLTLLDGVAAAVVFVADAGFAAPSEGLRLLPGLAAAGVDTVLALLAERDEASCRSLENLAWKRTFLSGFSGLVVVCDSHRRVVRGNAPLTHRAGADPAGMTCHAALHGRGEPCPWCPADEVLAGRVVAMEIQSPLDGRYFAMTCAPLVLPGQETLILTLLTDVTERNMAVARLKSLNRDLERRVSERTDVLARQTEELAEANNRLVELDALKSGFLATVTHDLRTPLTSVLGFAKLVRREFLKEFMPFSDVSDKLRRKGTRIADNLRIIENEGERLTRLVNDFLDLSRIESGRLPWNDRDVDPGEVLRLAAEAVGGEFEQNERLALVVDVAGPLPALRLDPDRLVQVLVNLLTNAVRHTREGVVTLGARRLPSGRLELRVDDTGPGIDEKDRERIFDKFYQARRGDTRPEKVRGSGLGLAICKHIVERYDGSIRAEGRTPHGTSFVVELPPAAASPAAPTSPTTRPNAEPLPS; translated from the coding sequence ATGAGCGGCGCGAGGCTGCTCGTGGCCGGCGGGCCGGACCGGGACGCCGTTGCCCTGGCCGCCGCCCTCGACCGGCCCGGCCGGGTCTGTCGCGCGGCCCTGCCCACTTCCCTGCCTGACATTCTGTCCGCCGCCCCGGCGGATGTGCTCATCATCCCGCTTTTTGGCCTGGGCGGCCCCGAGCCGTTGCCGGAACTGCTGACGCTGCTGGACGGCGTGGCAGCTGCGGTCGTGTTTGTGGCCGATGCCGGGTTCGCGGCTCCGTCCGAGGGCCTGCGCCTGCTGCCGGGGCTGGCCGCCGCCGGCGTCGACACGGTCCTTGCCCTGCTGGCCGAGCGTGACGAAGCCTCTTGTCGTTCCCTGGAAAATCTGGCCTGGAAACGCACGTTTTTAAGCGGCTTCTCCGGTCTGGTCGTGGTTTGCGACAGCCATCGGCGGGTGGTGCGCGGCAATGCCCCCCTGACCCATCGGGCCGGGGCCGATCCGGCCGGCATGACCTGCCATGCCGCCCTGCACGGCCGGGGCGAACCCTGCCCCTGGTGCCCGGCCGACGAGGTACTGGCCGGCCGTGTGGTGGCCATGGAGATCCAAAGCCCCCTGGACGGCCGGTATTTCGCCATGACCTGCGCGCCCCTGGTCCTGCCCGGCCAGGAGACGCTCATTCTCACGCTTTTAACCGACGTCACCGAACGCAACATGGCCGTCGCCCGGCTCAAATCCCTCAACCGCGATCTGGAGAGGCGGGTGTCCGAACGCACCGACGTATTGGCCCGCCAGACCGAGGAACTGGCCGAAGCCAACAACCGCCTCGTCGAACTCGATGCCCTCAAATCCGGTTTCCTGGCCACGGTCACCCACGACCTGCGCACGCCCCTGACTTCGGTGCTGGGCTTCGCCAAGCTCGTGCGCCGGGAGTTTCTCAAGGAATTCATGCCGTTTTCCGATGTCAGCGACAAGCTTCGCCGCAAAGGGACGCGCATTGCCGACAATCTGCGCATCATCGAAAACGAAGGCGAACGGCTCACCCGGCTGGTCAACGATTTCCTTGATCTTTCGCGCATCGAATCCGGCCGGCTGCCCTGGAACGACCGCGACGTGGACCCCGGCGAGGTGCTGCGGCTGGCCGCCGAGGCCGTGGGCGGCGAGTTCGAGCAAAACGAACGTCTGGCCCTGGTGGTGGACGTGGCCGGCCCCTTGCCGGCTTTGCGTCTGGACCCGGACCGGCTGGTGCAGGTGCTGGTCAACCTGCTCACCAACGCCGTGCGCCACACCCGGGAAGGGGTGGTGACGCTGGGCGCGCGCCGGTTGCCTTCGGGCCGGTTGGAACTGCGGGTGGACGACACCGGCCCGGGTATCGACGAAAAGGACCGGGAACGCATTTTCGATAAATTCTATCAGGCCCGCCGGGGCGACACCCGGCCGGAAAAAGTCCGGGGCTCGGGCCTGGGGCTGGCCATCTGCAAACACATCGTGGAACGCTACGACGGCTCCATCCGGGCCGAAGGACGCACTCCCCACGGCACAAGCTTCGTGGTGGAGCTGCCGCCGGCCGCCGCGTCGCCCGCGGCCCCGACCTCGCCCACAACCCGCCCCAACGCCGAGCCGTTGCCGTCATAG
- a CDS encoding FUSC family protein — translation MTSLSDTAGRLGRFARRFGLRHALRTAVAVVATQLLVTFLNLPQGYWAVVTAVIVMQANLGGSIRAAWTRLAGTAVGAAFGAAASHFGGQTVAAAGLSVFATLAVCAAIPKLRESSRVAGITAVIVILAGHPDMPALELGFDRFLEIAVGIVTALVTSVVVFPSRASRALSHGLAKLFEDVASLFAVVVEGRIREDYPERHVFALKDRILRTLARCRELRLEADAESRDRGESALRAMLLFRGERLFEHVLGMDHVAAEWRGKGLHRHLPEEMADLEHAGADVLTKLAAHLRGNAPLPDVDALDAAVAKAREKLADMRRDRAPAAYDLSEVMHFFSFMHGMLACAADARETVARIRAME, via the coding sequence ATGACCAGCCTTTCCGACACTGCCGGCCGCCTCGGCCGTTTCGCCAGACGTTTCGGCCTGCGCCACGCCCTGCGCACGGCTGTGGCCGTGGTGGCCACCCAACTGCTCGTCACCTTTCTCAACCTGCCCCAGGGCTACTGGGCCGTGGTCACGGCCGTCATCGTCATGCAGGCCAATCTCGGCGGCTCCATCCGCGCCGCCTGGACCCGGCTAGCCGGCACGGCCGTGGGCGCGGCCTTTGGCGCGGCGGCTTCCCACTTCGGCGGCCAGACCGTGGCCGCCGCCGGACTTTCCGTCTTCGCCACCCTGGCCGTGTGCGCCGCCATCCCCAAACTGCGGGAAAGCTCACGCGTGGCCGGCATCACCGCCGTCATCGTCATCCTGGCCGGCCACCCCGACATGCCGGCCCTGGAACTCGGCTTCGACCGGTTCCTGGAAATCGCCGTGGGCATCGTCACGGCGCTTGTGACCTCGGTGGTTGTGTTCCCCTCCCGGGCCAGCCGGGCGCTGTCCCATGGCCTGGCCAAGCTCTTCGAGGACGTGGCCTCGCTTTTCGCCGTGGTGGTGGAAGGCCGCATCCGCGAGGACTACCCCGAGCGCCACGTGTTCGCCTTAAAGGACCGCATTCTGCGCACCCTGGCCCGCTGCCGGGAACTGCGCCTGGAAGCCGACGCCGAAAGCCGCGATCGGGGCGAAAGCGCCCTGCGCGCCATGCTGCTTTTTCGCGGCGAACGGCTCTTCGAACACGTGCTGGGCATGGACCACGTGGCCGCCGAATGGCGCGGCAAGGGGCTGCACCGCCACCTGCCCGAGGAAATGGCCGATCTGGAACACGCCGGGGCCGATGTGCTCACCAAGCTCGCCGCCCACCTGCGCGGCAACGCCCCCCTGCCCGACGTGGACGCCCTGGACGCCGCCGTGGCCAAGGCCCGGGAGAAACTCGCCGACATGCGCCGCGACCGCGCCCCGGCCGCCTACGACTTAAGCGAAGTCATGCACTTTTTCAGCTTCATGCACGGCATGCTCGCCTGCGCCGCCGACGCCCGCGAAACCGTCGCCCGCATCCGGGCCATGGAATAA
- a CDS encoding DUF58 domain-containing protein, whose protein sequence is MQASQLLARARRLRLSPRLAAAAPLVGEYRGAYPGAGMEYEESREYAPGDDVAAMDWKATARLGRPFVKRFREERSLTLMLAVDVSPSMTCLCPREPLYLTAAVAAVTLAVSAAVSRDRVGLVLFTDRIEAFLPPRAGPAVPVAVARLLAETRPQGRGTAPGPALTLAETALVHRSAVLLFSDFLSGDFALPLGRLAARHDVAAGFIVPDDGACLPPVGLAAVADPEDGRPVVIDCAAPAARARFVAARQARREAGRAALARAGVHTLALPADEHPAEALAGYLRRRASRGRGLGPRP, encoded by the coding sequence ATGCAGGCTTCGCAGCTTCTTGCCCGGGCACGTCGGTTGCGCCTGTCGCCGCGGTTGGCCGCCGCCGCGCCGCTTGTTGGCGAATATCGCGGCGCGTATCCGGGCGCGGGCATGGAGTATGAGGAGTCCCGAGAGTATGCGCCCGGCGACGACGTGGCGGCCATGGACTGGAAGGCCACGGCCCGTCTGGGCCGGCCGTTTGTGAAGCGTTTCCGGGAAGAGCGCAGCCTGACTTTGATGCTGGCCGTGGACGTCAGCCCCTCCATGACCTGCCTCTGTCCGCGCGAGCCGCTGTATCTGACCGCCGCCGTGGCTGCTGTGACCTTGGCCGTCAGCGCCGCCGTCAGCCGCGACCGGGTCGGGCTGGTCCTTTTCACCGACCGCATCGAGGCTTTTTTGCCGCCGCGCGCCGGCCCGGCCGTGCCCGTGGCCGTGGCCCGGCTCCTGGCCGAAACCCGTCCCCAGGGCCGGGGAACCGCTCCCGGGCCGGCCTTGACCCTGGCCGAGACCGCCTTGGTGCATCGCAGCGCGGTGCTGCTTTTTTCCGATTTCCTTTCCGGCGATTTCGCACTCCCCCTTGGCCGACTGGCTGCCCGGCATGACGTGGCCGCCGGGTTTATCGTCCCGGACGATGGCGCCTGCCTGCCGCCGGTGGGCCTGGCTGCCGTGGCTGATCCCGAGGACGGCCGGCCGGTCGTCATTGATTGCGCCGCGCCGGCCGCCCGGGCGCGTTTTGTCGCCGCCCGGCAAGCCCGGCGCGAGGCCGGTCGCGCGGCCCTGGCCCGGGCCGGAGTCCACACGCTGGCCCTGCCGGCGGACGAGCATCCGGCCGAGGCGCTTGCCGGCTATCTGCGCCGCCGCGCCTCCCGGGGGCGGGGCCTGGGGCCGCGCCCGTGA
- a CDS encoding VWA domain-containing protein, producing MIALAHPAALALVLLLPAALWLRRRAEGRAAAALPGAGEVRGVGPSFTLHLGGLLRPLGLVAAVLALAGPSLPPDAPTYAGRGVDMMFAVDLSPSMAAMDIPAEGRTITRLAAVAEAAKTLALSRPGDRIGLVAFGARAYLVVPPTTDRAALVQALASLDTGAAGRKTAMGDAVGLAAKRLDESPGQAKAVVVFGDGRSNAGETDPVPAAQAAVRHGVAVFAVGVGGDGPAPFLVAHPILGKQIITEAAPVDEAALSAMAQAGGGAFWRAGDAAALVRATAAINTLTPSDIRAEPDRGQSLTPLLARLAVCLLTAWAALAATRGLTLP from the coding sequence GTGATCGCCCTGGCCCATCCGGCGGCGCTGGCGCTGGTGCTGCTTTTGCCGGCGGCCTTGTGGCTGCGCCGCCGGGCCGAAGGCCGGGCAGCCGCCGCCCTGCCCGGAGCCGGCGAGGTCCGGGGCGTCGGGCCGTCCTTCACGTTGCACCTGGGCGGCCTCTTGCGGCCCCTGGGGCTGGTGGCCGCCGTCCTGGCCCTGGCCGGGCCGAGCCTGCCGCCGGACGCGCCGACCTATGCCGGCCGGGGCGTGGATATGATGTTCGCCGTGGACCTCTCGCCGTCCATGGCGGCCATGGACATACCGGCCGAAGGGCGCACCATCACCAGGCTGGCCGCCGTGGCCGAGGCGGCGAAAACGCTGGCCCTGTCCCGGCCCGGCGACCGCATCGGGCTGGTGGCTTTCGGGGCCAGGGCCTATCTCGTGGTGCCGCCAACCACGGACCGGGCCGCCCTGGTCCAGGCGCTGGCCAGCCTCGACACCGGCGCGGCCGGGCGCAAGACGGCCATGGGCGACGCCGTGGGGCTGGCCGCCAAGCGGCTGGACGAGAGCCCGGGACAGGCCAAGGCGGTCGTCGTTTTCGGCGACGGCCGGTCCAACGCCGGCGAGACCGACCCCGTGCCCGCCGCCCAGGCCGCCGTCCGGCATGGTGTGGCGGTCTTTGCCGTGGGCGTGGGCGGCGACGGGCCGGCCCCGTTTCTCGTGGCCCATCCGATCCTGGGCAAGCAGATCATCACCGAAGCCGCGCCGGTGGACGAAGCGGCGCTTTCCGCCATGGCCCAAGCCGGCGGCGGCGCGTTCTGGCGAGCCGGCGATGCGGCCGCCCTGGTCCGGGCCACGGCGGCCATCAATACGTTGACGCCAAGCGACATCCGGGCCGAACCGGACCGGGGCCAGTCCCTGACGCCGCTTCTGGCCAGGCTGGCCGTGTGTCTGCTCACGGCCTGGGCCGCCCTGGCCGCCACACGGGGGCTGACCCTGCCATGA
- a CDS encoding vWA domain-containing protein produces MTFARPDWLWLLVPAALCLGFAWAAGRRRRALAAGWPALAARPGRRALKSTCFICAVAALALAGVGPRLGIGKPDAASKAPPRLRLMVVLDCSRSMLARDVPPDRLGAAKRLVLDVLARLPGLDVGLVGFAGRAWLACPPTPDRAGLALFLDGLTPEAAPLGGTDPAKGLEAAGLALAGVRPAAVLLVTDGEATVKPAGQTRTVLPPGVPVYAVAVGSGQPVTVPGPGGEALRDAAGASVAAGVDYPALAALAEATGGAAYRLAPDAPWPAAAIAAALADKSVPADNTPDTTTTDDGALFLALAVALLLADLALPPGRRLAGLLLLASLTLAGPAEAATTAGEQNARGLAAAARGDGQDALAAFLAARARDPDDATILFNIGVAYYRLGRFAESLAAFDRAAAGPDKALAAKARYNQGNAAWRLHDRGRAMAAYEAALILDPADADARANLDWLRTNPSPAPDQDGAPDPDRAGASPDGQGPATDQGNGQAPAPMPGDDGQGETKPSGETASPTPGRAGDKAAEARLPVAGRDGEETRQRRANAPGAADDPVLGRIPDLVGQPVAPVYARPTVEKDW; encoded by the coding sequence ATGACCTTCGCCCGTCCCGACTGGCTGTGGCTGCTTGTCCCGGCCGCCTTGTGCCTGGGTTTCGCCTGGGCGGCCGGCCGGCGTCGCCGTGCCCTGGCCGCCGGCTGGCCGGCCCTGGCCGCGAGGCCGGGCCGACGCGCCCTGAAAAGCACATGTTTTATCTGCGCCGTGGCCGCCCTGGCCCTGGCCGGGGTCGGGCCGCGCCTGGGGATCGGCAAGCCGGACGCGGCCTCCAAGGCCCCGCCCCGGCTGCGGCTCATGGTGGTCCTCGACTGTTCGCGCAGCATGCTCGCCCGGGATGTGCCGCCGGACCGGCTGGGCGCGGCCAAGCGGCTCGTGCTCGATGTGCTTGCCCGGCTGCCCGGCCTGGATGTCGGGCTGGTAGGTTTCGCCGGCCGGGCCTGGCTGGCTTGCCCGCCCACCCCGGACCGGGCCGGGCTGGCGCTTTTTCTGGACGGCCTGACTCCCGAGGCCGCGCCCCTGGGCGGCACCGATCCGGCCAAGGGCCTGGAAGCGGCCGGGCTGGCCCTGGCCGGAGTCCGGCCGGCGGCGGTGCTCCTGGTCACGGACGGCGAGGCGACCGTCAAGCCGGCCGGCCAGACGCGGACGGTCCTGCCGCCGGGCGTGCCGGTCTATGCCGTGGCCGTGGGTTCCGGCCAGCCGGTGACCGTACCCGGACCGGGCGGCGAGGCGCTTCGCGACGCAGCCGGCGCGTCGGTGGCCGCCGGAGTGGACTATCCGGCCCTGGCCGCCCTGGCCGAAGCCACCGGCGGCGCGGCCTACCGCCTGGCCCCGGACGCGCCCTGGCCGGCCGCCGCCATTGCCGCCGCCCTGGCCGACAAATCGGTCCCGGCCGATAACACGCCGGACACGACTACAACCGACGACGGCGCGCTGTTTCTGGCCCTGGCCGTGGCCCTGCTCCTGGCCGATCTAGCCCTGCCGCCGGGGCGGCGGCTGGCCGGGCTGCTGCTCTTGGCCAGCCTGACCCTGGCCGGCCCGGCCGAGGCCGCCACCACGGCCGGCGAGCAAAACGCGCGTGGGCTGGCCGCCGCCGCCCGGGGCGACGGGCAAGACGCCCTGGCCGCCTTTCTGGCCGCCCGGGCTCGCGATCCCGACGATGCGACAATTCTCTTCAACATTGGCGTGGCCTATTACCGCCTGGGCCGTTTCGCCGAGTCCCTGGCCGCCTTTGACCGGGCCGCCGCCGGGCCGGACAAGGCGCTGGCCGCCAAGGCCCGCTACAACCAGGGCAACGCCGCCTGGCGACTGCACGACCGGGGCCGGGCCATGGCCGCCTACGAGGCCGCCTTGATCCTCGATCCGGCCGACGCCGACGCCCGGGCCAACCTGGACTGGCTGCGCACCAACCCGTCGCCGGCCCCGGACCAGGACGGCGCGCCTGATCCCGACCGGGCCGGGGCCTCACCGGACGGCCAGGGCCCAGCCACGGACCAGGGCAACGGCCAGGCTCCGGCCCCGATGCCGGGCGACGACGGACAGGGCGAAACAAAGCCTTCCGGCGAGACGGCCTCGCCGACGCCCGGCCGGGCCGGCGACAAGGCGGCCGAGGCCCGGCTGCCCGTGGCCGGCCGGGACGGCGAGGAAACCCGTCAGCGTCGGGCGAACGCCCCGGGCGCGGCCGACGATCCCGTGCTCGGGCGCATCCCGGATCTGGTCGGGCAGCCCGTGGCCCCGGTCTATGCCCGGCCCACGGTGGAGAAGGACTGGTGA